In Lentibacillus amyloliquefaciens, one DNA window encodes the following:
- the ehuC gene encoding ectoine/hydroxyectoine ABC transporter permease subunit EhuC — protein sequence MNAISEIFPVLMQGIGITIQVLIGSIILGYLMAFIAGFCRLSKNPIIKYLTTFYVEVFRGTSLIVQLFWLYYALPILFGIDLGSDYLAGVLAIALNYGAYMSEIVRGSILAVSKGQTEAATALNMSSFQRMRLVIFPQAVRMMLPEFGNYLIQMLKATSLVSLIGMTDILYYGDILRSNNLSQAPTVYFLVLIFYFIMALPLIWLTKKMEAASKKGVA from the coding sequence ATTAACGCAATCAGTGAAATATTCCCTGTTCTGATGCAAGGAATTGGGATAACAATCCAGGTATTGATTGGTTCCATTATCCTCGGATATTTAATGGCTTTCATTGCCGGCTTTTGCCGCTTATCTAAAAATCCAATCATCAAATATTTAACCACGTTTTATGTTGAAGTTTTTCGCGGGACATCCTTAATCGTACAATTGTTTTGGCTATACTATGCATTGCCGATTTTATTTGGAATCGATTTGGGAAGCGATTATCTTGCAGGTGTGCTTGCGATCGCCCTCAACTATGGTGCATATATGTCGGAAATTGTACGTGGCTCCATATTGGCTGTTTCAAAAGGCCAGACAGAGGCTGCCACGGCACTTAATATGTCAAGTTTTCAGCGTATGCGCCTGGTTATTTTCCCACAGGCCGTCCGCATGATGCTCCCGGAATTCGGCAACTACCTCATTCAAATGCTTAAAGCGACATCTCTTGTGTCGCTAATCGGTATGACAGACATCTTATATTACGGTGACATCCTGAGAAGCAACAACCTGTCCCAGGCACCGACTGTCTATTTCCTGGTACTTATATTCTATTTCATTATGGCACTGCCATTAATATGGCTGACCAAGAAAATGGAAGCAGCATCGAAGAAAGGAGTGGCCTAG
- the ehuD gene encoding ectoine/hydroxyectoine ABC transporter permease subunit EhuD codes for MDNSNWQWDTFFEAFPMVLEGLGITLGLTVATYLFALIFGFVWTLLSAIRFKPLKWLFRWVMEFIRSTPPLVQLFFIFYAWPMVPVVGFALDPFTSAILGLGIHFSTYIGEVYRSGIEAVEDGQWEAARALNFSTGDKWVRIILPQAIPPTIPMLGNYLIIMFKEIPLASTIGVAGILNLANSYGAANFRYLEPLTIVALLFLVLSYPSAILINRLERRMNRRFDKKETSGSKTIKEEKEGAAS; via the coding sequence TTGGACAACAGTAACTGGCAATGGGATACATTCTTTGAAGCATTCCCGATGGTATTAGAAGGATTAGGAATTACGTTAGGGTTAACAGTTGCAACCTATTTATTTGCACTTATATTTGGCTTTGTCTGGACATTGCTGAGTGCAATCCGGTTCAAACCATTAAAGTGGCTGTTCAGATGGGTCATGGAATTCATACGGTCAACCCCCCCTCTTGTACAGCTGTTTTTCATTTTCTATGCATGGCCGATGGTCCCTGTTGTAGGGTTCGCCCTGGATCCATTCACGAGTGCCATTCTTGGTCTGGGCATACACTTCAGTACTTATATCGGTGAAGTGTATCGTTCAGGTATTGAAGCTGTTGAGGACGGCCAATGGGAAGCAGCCCGGGCACTTAACTTTTCAACCGGGGACAAATGGGTGAGAATTATTTTGCCGCAAGCTATTCCACCGACCATTCCGATGCTTGGCAACTACTTGATTATTATGTTCAAGGAAATTCCCCTGGCATCAACAATTGGTGTGGCAGGAATATTGAATCTTGCAAACTCATATGGAGCGGCAAACTTCAGGTACCTTGAGCCATTAACAATTGTTGCCCTCTTATTCCTTGTACTCAGCTATCCGTCTGCTATATTGATAAATAGACTGGAACGGCGGATGAATCGTCGTTTTGATAAAAAAGAAACAAGCGGCAGCAAAACAATTAAAGAGGAAAAGGAAGGAGCTGCATCATAA